A window of the Oncorhynchus kisutch isolate 150728-3 linkage group LG12, Okis_V2, whole genome shotgun sequence genome harbors these coding sequences:
- the LOC109900962 gene encoding leucine-rich repeat and fibronectin type-III domain-containing protein 5, with product METLLVYLMVLGMAVKAHKVQLCPKRCVCQMLNPNLATLCDKKGLLFVPPNIDRHTVEMRLGDNFVTSIKQRDFANMTKLQDLTLSRNTIGSISPHAFKDLENLRALHLDSNRLTRLTNDTFSGMSKLHHLILNNNQLIHIHIGAFNDLTALEELDLSYNNLESTPWVAIQRMTSLHTLGLDHNMLSYIPIGTFSGLQKLKRLDVTSNKLQKLPPDPVFQRAGVLATSGSMGPSSFALSFGGNPLRCNCELLWLRRLRREDDLETCAAPQHLAGRYFWTVSEEEFLCEPPLITRHSQELRALEGQSVALRCKARGDPDPIIHWIAPDGRLMSNSSRAVVHSDGTLDILITTVKDSGSFTCVASNPAGEAQQTVDLVIVKLPHITNSTVKKEPNPGSSDIATVMKTGGGGEGGGMVPLGNTKTSQEKKVVITEATSTSVLVRFNFQRSIPGIRMFQIQYNGTYDDSLVYRMIPSSSKSILVNNLAAGTQYDLCVLAIYDDLVTSLTATRVVGCVRFTTEPQYLRCHFMQSQFLGGTIVVIIGGIIVASVLAFIIFLIVRYRVCNQGDEDKALEMGEIPSLSSDGQLQGCGVPKAMSKSLSKQILQPEKPETEDKESLRVALPPRKPVKQQQQQPPATTTTTSTKPSIPDCTVSTSAASHSWHPASPVTLRQKRADFTVAGGSKPGEARRAEGQTDVELENTNRNNSSEAKMAAALAVPVPARSTKWTPVARRPRPPGASSHHYMTVPTGGVRVNRRHSLNVDSYKERCYVSLLQQQPKPGGSLCSKRSLSMSGELPTLESAMANILRGRDKLSRSEWLLESTL from the exons ATGGAGACCCTGCTAGTTTACCTGATGGTCCTTGGCATGGCTGTAAAGGCCCACAAGGTCCAGCTGTGCCCAAAACGCTGTGTCTGCCAGATGCTCAACCCCAACCTGGCAACCCTCTGCGACAAGAAGGGCCTCCTCTTCGTCCCGCCAAACATCGACCGGCACACCGTCGAGATGCGTCTGGGCGACAACTTCGTCACGAGCATCAAACAGCGGGACTTTGCCAACATGACCAAGCTTCAGGACCTGACGTTGTCTCGGAACACCATCGGTTCCATCTCGCCTCACGCCTTTAAAGATCTGGAGAACCTCAGGGCCTTGCACTTGGACAGCAACCGTCTGACGAGGCTCACCAACGACACCTTCAGTGGGATGTCCAAACTTCACCATCTCATTCTTAACAACAACCAACTGATTCATATCCACATTGGGGCCTTCAATGATCTCACGGCTCTAGAGGAGTTAGATCTGTCCTACAACAACTTGGAAAGCACCCCCTGGGTGGCCATCCAGAGAATGACCAGCCTCCACACCCTGGGCTTGGACCACAACATGCTTAGCTACATCCCTATAGGAACCTTCTCCGGCCTGCAGAAGCTCAAACGGCTTGACGTCACCTCCAACAAGCTCCAGAAGCTTCCGCCAGACCCTGTGTTCCAGCGGGCTGGGGTTCTAGCCACGTCAGGAAGCATGGGTCCGTCGTCATTCGCGTTGAGTTTTGGGGGGAACCCACTGAGGTGTAACTGTGAGCTGCTGTGGCTGAGGAGGCTGAGGCGGGAGGATGATCTGGAGACGTGTGCGGCTCCGCAGCACCTGGCTGGTCGGTACTTCTGGACCGTGTCTGAagaagagttcctctgtgagcCGCCTCTCATCACCAGACACTCCCAG GAGCTGCGAGCGCTGGAGGGTCAGAGTGTAGCTCTGCGCTGCAAGGCCAGGGGCGACCCAGACCCCATCATCCACTGGATTGCGCCGGACGGCCGGCTCATGTCCAATTCCTCCCGGGCCGTGGTGCACAGTGACGGGACTCTGGACATCCTCATCACCACTGTGAAGGACTCAG GCTCCTTCACCTGTGTCGCCTCCAACCCGGCCGGGGAGGCTCAACAAACTGTGGACCTGGTGATCGTCAAACTCCCACACATCACCAACAGTACTGTGAAGAAGGAACCGAACCCAGGTTCTTCTGATATCGCCACGGTAATGAAGacgggtggtggtggggagggcgGAGGCATGGTGCCACTGGGAAACACGAAGACGAGCCAGGAGAAGAAGGTGGTGATCACTGAGGCAACGTCTACCTCCGTCCTGGTCAGGTTCAACTTCCAGAGGAGTATACCAGGCATCCGAATGTTCCAGATCCAATACAACGGAACCTACGATGACTCTCTGGTTTACAG AATGATCCCTTCGAGCAGTAAGAGTATCCTGGTGAACAACCTGGCGGCCGGTACACAGTACGACCTGTGTGTGCTGGCCATCTACGATGACCTGGTGACCTCCCTGACTGCCACGCGGGTGGTGGGGTGTGTCCGCTTCACCACCGAGCCACAGTACCTCCGCTGCCACTTCATGCAGTCCCAGTTCCTGGGAGGGACCATCGTGGTCATCATCGGAGGGATCATCGTGGCGTCCGTCTTAGCTTTCATCATCTTCCTCATCGTGAGGTACCGAGTGTGTAACCAAGGCGATGAGGATAAG GCTTTGGAGATGGGTGAGATCCCATCTCTGAGCAGTGACGGTCAGCTCCAGGGCTGTGGTGTCCCCAAGGCCATGTCCAAATCTCTGTCCAAGCAGATCCTCCAGCCAGAGAAACCAGAGACGGAGGACAAGGAGTCTCTGAGGGTGGCCCTTCCTCCTCGCAAACCGgtcaagcagcagcagcagcaacccccagccacaaccaccaccacatctACCAAGCCCTCCATCCCCGACTGCACTGTCTCTACTTCCGCAGCCAGCCACTCCTGGCACCCTGCCTCCCCGGTCACCCTGAGGCAAAAACGGGCCGATTTCACTGTCGCCGGGGGTTCGAAACCCGGAGAAGCCCGCCGAGCCGAAGGCCAGACGGATGTGGAGTTAGAGAACACAAACCGTAATAACTCGTCGGAAGCCAAAATGGCTGCCGCCTTGGCCGTACCTGTTCCTGCCCGTTCCACAAAATGGACGCCGGTCGCTAGGCGGCCGCGCCCCCCTGGAGCCTCCTCCCACCATTACATGACGGTACCAACAGGGGGTGTGAGGGTGAACCGGCGGCACTCACTGAACGTGGACTCGTACAAAGAGCGCTGCTATGTCAGCCTGCTACAGCAGCAGCCAAAACCTGGCGGGAGTTTGTGCTCCAAACGCAGTCTGTCCATGAGTGGAGAATTGCCCACGTTGGAGAGTGCAATGGCAAACATACTCAGAGGCAGAGACAAGCTGTCCCGATCTGAGTGGCTTCTTGAAAGCACTCTATGA